The following are encoded in a window of Mycobacterium decipiens genomic DNA:
- a CDS encoding ArsA family ATPase yields the protein MSESFSTAPARISLFVGKGGVGKSTLASATAVCDAGAGQRVLVVSTDQAHSLGDVLGIAVRPTGQGDPVRVLAYDPEAGGGFLDALALDTLALSEDRWQHVVETLDRRFPGSELSSIAPEELSALPGIQEVLGLHAVGELAAAGRWDRIVVDCASTADALRMLTLPATFGLYVERAWPRHRRLSIAADDRRSAAVVELLERISASVERLSALLTDGALVSAHLVLTPERVVAAEAARTLGSLVLMGVRVEELLVNQVLVQDENYEYRSLPDHPAFYWYAERICEQRAVLDELDATIGDVALVLVPHVAGEPIGPKALGGLLDSARRRRGGAPPGPLRPIVDLESGSGLASIYRLRLALPQLDPGTLTLGRADDDLIISSGGMRRRVRLASVLRRCTVLDAHLRGGELTVRFRPNPEVWPR from the coding sequence CTGAGTGAATCCTTTTCCACTGCCCCGGCAAGGATCAGCCTCTTCGTTGGCAAAGGCGGGGTAGGGAAATCCACCCTGGCGTCCGCTACCGCGGTTTGCGATGCGGGCGCCGGTCAGCGAGTGCTTGTGGTGTCCACCGATCAGGCGCACTCGCTGGGCGATGTACTGGGCATCGCTGTGCGGCCGACCGGCCAGGGTGATCCCGTTCGTGTGCTCGCCTACGACCCCGAGGCCGGAGGTGGATTTCTCGACGCGCTGGCGCTGGATACCCTGGCCCTGTCGGAGGACCGGTGGCAGCACGTGGTCGAGACACTGGACCGGCGATTTCCCGGCTCCGAATTGAGCAGCATTGCGCCCGAAGAACTCTCAGCGCTGCCAGGGATCCAGGAAGTCCTGGGGCTGCACGCCGTCGGCGAACTCGCTGCGGCTGGACGATGGGATCGGATCGTTGTCGACTGCGCCTCGACTGCCGATGCCCTGCGGATGTTGACTCTGCCCGCCACCTTCGGGCTGTACGTCGAGCGTGCGTGGCCGCGGCATCGCAGGCTTAGCATCGCCGCCGACGATCGCCGCTCAGCGGCGGTGGTGGAGCTGCTGGAACGCATCAGCGCCAGCGTCGAGCGGCTAAGCGCATTGCTAACCGACGGTGCCTTGGTCAGTGCGCACCTGGTGCTGACTCCGGAGCGGGTGGTCGCGGCTGAGGCGGCTCGGACGCTGGGTTCGTTGGTGCTCATGGGTGTGCGCGTCGAAGAGCTGCTCGTCAATCAGGTTCTAGTTCAAGACGAGAACTACGAGTACCGCAGTCTGCCCGACCATCCGGCGTTCTACTGGTATGCCGAACGCATCTGTGAGCAACGCGCTGTCCTCGATGAGCTCGACGCCACCATCGGTGACGTGGCGCTCGTGCTGGTTCCGCACGTGGCCGGCGAGCCGATCGGTCCCAAGGCGCTGGGCGGGCTGCTCGACAGTGCCCGTCGGCGTCGGGGAGGTGCGCCGCCCGGCCCGCTGCGGCCTATCGTGGACCTGGAATCCGGGTCGGGATTGGCGTCGATATACCGACTGCGACTAGCGTTGCCCCAGCTCGATCCCGGGACGCTGACGCTGGGGCGGGCCGACGACGACTTGATCATCAGTTCGGGCGGGATGCGGCGCCGAGTTCGGTTGGCGTCCGTACTGCGGAGGTGCACGGTGCTGGACGCGCATCTGCGGGGTGGTGAGCTGACAGTTCGTTTCCGACCAAATCCGGAGGTGTGGCCGAGGTGA
- a CDS encoding SRPBCC family protein produces MADKTTQTIYIDAHPGEVMKAIADVEAYPEWISEYKEVEILEADDEGYPLRARMLMDAAIFKDTLIMAYEWPADRQWLSWTLESSSLLKSLEGTYRLAPKGSGTEVTYELSVDLAIPMIGMLKRKAERRLIDGALKDLKKRVEG; encoded by the coding sequence GTGGCGGACAAGACGACGCAGACGATCTACATCGATGCGCATCCGGGTGAGGTGATGAAGGCGATCGCCGACGTCGAGGCCTACCCGGAATGGATTTCGGAGTACAAGGAAGTCGAAATCCTGGAGGCCGACGACGAAGGTTACCCCCTGCGAGCGCGGATGTTGATGGATGCAGCCATCTTCAAGGACACCTTGATCATGGCCTACGAGTGGCCGGCGGACCGCCAATGGCTCAGCTGGACTCTCGAATCCAGCTCGCTGCTGAAGTCCCTCGAAGGGACATATCGACTGGCGCCCAAGGGTTCTGGGACTGAGGTCACCTACGAACTCTCGGTCGACCTTGCCATCCCGATGATCGGGATGCTCAAACGCAAGGCCGAGCGCAGGTTGATCGACGGGGCGTTGAAAGATCTGAAGAAACGAGTCGAGGGCTGA
- a CDS encoding polyketide cyclase / dehydrase and lipid transport translates to MNSIQIADETYVAADGERVGAAVADRSSWRRWWPDLRLQVTEDRAEKGIRWAVTGALTGTMEVWLQPALDGVVLHYFLHAEPTGMAAWQLARMNLARMTHRRRVAGKNMAFEVKTVLERARPIGVSPVI, encoded by the coding sequence ATGAACAGCATCCAGATCGCGGATGAGACGTATGTCGCCGCCGATGGCGAACGGGTCGGAGCCGCCGTCGCCGATCGGTCGAGTTGGCGTCGATGGTGGCCTGATCTGCGGCTACAGGTCACCGAAGATCGTGCCGAGAAGGGAATCAGGTGGGCGGTTACCGGCGCCCTGACCGGCACCATGGAGGTCTGGCTGCAACCGGCGTTGGATGGGGTGGTGTTGCACTACTTCCTGCATGCCGAACCGACCGGCATGGCCGCCTGGCAGCTGGCCCGGATGAACTTGGCCAGAATGACGCACCGGCGCCGCGTCGCGGGTAAGAATATGGCCTTTGAGGTCAAGACAGTGCTGGAACGGGCACGCCCCATTGGAGTTTCTCCGGTAATTTAA
- a CDS encoding AMP-dependent synthetase/ligase, whose amino-acid sequence MRELSVPAQFSVGEHDNVAAVVFEHERDDPDHVIYQRLVDGVWTDVTCAEAANQIRSAALGLIALGVQGGDRVVIFSATRYEWAILDLAILSAGAVTVPIYETSSAEQVRWVLQNSEAVVAFAETDAHAATVNELAGELPALRRVLQINGSGSGALDQLAEAGASVDRAELTARLEALRSEDPATLIYTSGTTGRPKGCQLTHSNLLHEIRGTQECLPTLLRPGQRLLIFLPLAHVLARALTLSALASRLTVGFTSDIKNLVPMLAVFKPTVVVSVPRVFEKVYNTAEQNATNDGKGRIFAIAAQTAVDWSRAHDSGKPGLLLRAKHAVFDRLVYQKLRTALGGDCHAAVSGGAPLGARLGHFYRGVGLTIYEGYGLTETSAAITVNQIGAVKIGTVGKPVPGNTLRIADDGELLARGGVVFSGYWRNEQATAEAFTDGWFKTGDLGALDEDGFLTITGRKKEIIVTAGGKNVAPAVLEDQLRAHPLISQAVVVGDAKPFVGALITIDPEAIGGWKERTGKAADTSVGDLATDPDLVAEVDAAVKTANQAVSHAESIRKFRILPVDFSEDTGELTPTMKVKRKVVAEKFAPDIEAIYAKD is encoded by the coding sequence GTGCGTGAGTTGAGCGTCCCTGCGCAATTCTCGGTCGGCGAGCACGACAATGTCGCGGCCGTAGTCTTCGAGCACGAGCGTGATGATCCTGACCACGTCATCTACCAGCGCCTAGTAGATGGCGTCTGGACCGATGTCACGTGCGCCGAGGCGGCAAACCAGATTCGTTCCGCGGCACTAGGCTTGATCGCGCTGGGCGTGCAGGGCGGCGACCGGGTAGTCATCTTCTCGGCCACCCGCTACGAGTGGGCGATTCTCGATCTCGCAATCCTGTCGGCGGGTGCGGTCACCGTGCCGATCTACGAGACGTCGTCGGCCGAGCAGGTGCGCTGGGTACTACAGAATTCAGAAGCGGTGGTGGCGTTCGCGGAAACCGACGCGCACGCGGCGACGGTCAACGAGCTCGCCGGCGAATTGCCCGCTTTGCGCCGGGTATTGCAGATCAACGGTTCGGGTTCTGGCGCCCTCGATCAGCTCGCCGAAGCCGGCGCATCGGTTGACCGGGCCGAACTGACCGCCCGGCTCGAGGCACTGCGGTCCGAGGACCCAGCGACCCTCATCTACACCTCAGGCACCACCGGACGACCCAAGGGCTGCCAACTCACACATTCGAACCTGCTGCACGAGATTCGCGGCACCCAGGAGTGCCTGCCCACGCTGTTGCGCCCGGGTCAGCGACTGTTGATCTTCCTGCCGCTGGCCCACGTGCTAGCGCGCGCACTCACACTGTCCGCGCTTGCCAGCAGATTGACCGTCGGATTCACGAGTGACATCAAGAATCTGGTGCCGATGCTCGCAGTGTTCAAACCGACGGTAGTGGTGTCGGTACCGCGAGTGTTCGAGAAGGTTTACAACACCGCGGAGCAGAACGCCACAAACGATGGCAAGGGGCGGATCTTCGCGATCGCCGCGCAGACGGCGGTCGACTGGAGCCGTGCCCACGACAGCGGCAAGCCGGGCTTGCTGCTGCGCGCCAAGCACGCCGTGTTCGACCGCCTGGTTTACCAGAAGCTACGCACGGCGCTGGGCGGCGACTGCCACGCGGCGGTCTCGGGTGGCGCACCGCTGGGTGCGCGGTTGGGCCACTTCTACCGCGGTGTGGGCCTGACCATTTACGAGGGATACGGCCTGACCGAGACCAGCGCGGCGATCACGGTCAATCAGATCGGGGCCGTGAAGATCGGAACTGTCGGAAAGCCGGTGCCGGGCAACACTCTGCGCATCGCCGACGACGGCGAGCTGTTGGCGCGCGGGGGGGTGGTGTTCAGCGGCTACTGGCGCAATGAGCAGGCGACCGCCGAGGCATTCACCGACGGGTGGTTCAAGACCGGTGATCTCGGCGCGCTCGACGAGGACGGGTTCTTGACGATCACCGGTCGCAAGAAGGAGATCATCGTCACAGCGGGTGGCAAGAATGTCGCCCCCGCGGTGTTGGAGGATCAGCTGCGGGCGCATCCCCTGATCAGCCAGGCGGTGGTCGTTGGGGACGCCAAACCGTTCGTCGGGGCGTTGATCACCATCGACCCCGAGGCGATCGGCGGCTGGAAGGAGCGCACCGGCAAGGCCGCTGACACCTCGGTCGGTGATCTGGCCACCGACCCCGATCTGGTCGCCGAGGTGGACGCGGCCGTGAAAACGGCCAACCAGGCGGTCTCGCATGCCGAGTCGATTCGCAAGTTCCGCATTCTGCCGGTCGACTTCAGCGAGGACACCGGTGAATTGACACCGACGATGAAGGTCAAACGCAAAGTGGTGGCCGAGAAGTTCGCTCCCGATATCGAAGCGATCTACGCCAAGGACTGA
- the pimB gene encoding GDP-mannose-dependent alpha-(1-6)-phosphatidylinositol monomannoside mannosyltransferase, whose amino-acid sequence MSRVLLVTNDFPPRRGGIQSYLGEFVGRLAQAGSHAVTVYAPQWKGADAFDASARDAGYRVVRHPSTLMLPGPTVDVRMRRLIAEYDIETVWFGAAAPLALLAPRARQAGANRVLASTHGHEVGWSMLPVARSVLRRIGDATDMVTFVSCYTRSRFAPAFGPAASLEYLPPGVDTDRFRPDPAARVELRERYRLGERPTVVCLSRLVPRKGQDILIKALSSIRRRVDGAALVVVGGGPYLERLRKLAHDCGVADHVTFTGSVATDELPAHHALADVFAMPCRTRGAGMDVEGLGIVFLEASAAGVPVIAGQSGGAPETVQHNKTGLVVDGNSVDKVADAVAELLIDRDRAAAMGAAGREWVTAQWRWDTLATRLADLLRGDDAGR is encoded by the coding sequence GTGAGCCGGGTCCTGCTGGTAACCAACGACTTTCCGCCCCGACGCGGCGGCATCCAGTCCTACCTGGGGGAGTTCGTCGGTCGGCTGGCCCAAGCCGGGTCGCATGCTGTGACGGTGTACGCACCCCAGTGGAAGGGCGCCGACGCGTTCGACGCCTCAGCCCGCGACGCCGGCTACCGGGTGGTGCGCCATCCCAGCACGCTGATGCTGCCGGGTCCCACCGTTGATGTCCGGATGCGCCGGCTGATCGCCGAGTACGACATCGAAACCGTCTGGTTCGGTGCGGCCGCACCACTGGCCCTGCTGGCCCCGCGTGCCCGGCAGGCTGGAGCGAACCGGGTGCTGGCCAGCACGCACGGCCACGAAGTGGGCTGGTCGATGCTTCCGGTGGCACGATCGGTGCTGCGCCGCATCGGTGACGCGACCGACATGGTGACCTTCGTCAGCTGCTACACACGGTCCAGGTTTGCGCCTGCCTTCGGGCCCGCGGCGTCGCTGGAATACCTGCCGCCCGGGGTGGACACCGACCGGTTCCGCCCCGATCCGGCCGCCCGCGTCGAGTTGCGGGAGCGCTACCGGCTGGGCGAGCGGCCCACGGTGGTGTGCCTGTCCCGGTTAGTGCCGCGCAAGGGCCAGGACATTCTGATCAAGGCGCTGTCGTCGATCCGGCGTCGCGTCGACGGAGCTGCGCTGGTGGTTGTTGGCGGCGGTCCGTATCTGGAGAGGCTGCGCAAACTGGCTCACGACTGTGGAGTGGCCGATCATGTGACATTCACCGGCAGCGTGGCAACCGACGAACTGCCTGCCCACCACGCACTGGCCGATGTGTTCGCGATGCCCTGCCGCACCCGCGGCGCCGGAATGGACGTCGAGGGCTTGGGCATCGTGTTCCTCGAGGCCTCGGCCGCTGGCGTGCCGGTAATCGCCGGCCAATCTGGCGGAGCGCCGGAAACGGTGCAGCACAACAAGACTGGGCTGGTGGTCGATGGCAACTCGGTGGACAAGGTCGCCGACGCTGTCGCCGAGCTGCTGATCGATCGTGACCGGGCCGCCGCGATGGGCGCCGCCGGCCGAGAATGGGTCACGGCTCAGTGGCGCTGGGACACGCTGGCCACCCGGCTGGCGGATCTCCTGCGCGGCGACGATGCGGGCCGCTGA
- the ripC gene encoding peptidoglycan hydrolase RipC, with product MRLDCGCSIARVIMRSAIGFLASFTVLSGVLAANVLADPADDAMAKLNELSRQAEQTTEALHSAQLDLNDKLAAQRAADEKLADHRAALDAARARVATFQTAVNKVAAATYMGGRTDGMDAILTAESPQLLIDRLSVQRVVAHQMATQMASFKAAGEQAAEAEQAAVKSAAEAKSAAEHAAAVRANLQHKQSQLQVQMAVVKSQYLALSPDQRTALADPGPVPAVAVLAPGAPPGALPPGAPPAGPPAPDGAPPPGGAPQPGGAPQPGGAPGLPMPFMPPGGGGDDRAAVVQAALTQVGEPYAWGGAAPGGFDCSGLVMWAFQQAGIALPHSSQALAHGGQPVALSDLQPGDVLTFYSDASHAGIYIGDGLMVHSSTYGVPVRVVPMNSSGPIYDARRY from the coding sequence TTGAGGCTCGACTGTGGGTGTTCGATCGCGCGCGTCATCATGCGGTCGGCCATCGGTTTCCTAGCGAGCTTCACCGTCCTGTCCGGCGTCTTGGCCGCGAACGTGCTGGCCGATCCGGCCGACGACGCAATGGCGAAGCTCAACGAGCTGTCTCGGCAGGCCGAGCAGACCACCGAGGCGCTGCACAGTGCACAGCTGGATCTCAACGATAAGCTCGCTGCCCAGCGGGCCGCCGACGAGAAGCTCGCGGACCACAGGGCGGCCTTGGATGCGGCGAGAGCACGCGTGGCCACTTTCCAGACGGCGGTTAACAAGGTCGCGGCCGCCACCTACATGGGTGGTCGCACCGACGGTATGGACGCGATCCTGACGGCGGAGTCGCCGCAACTGTTGATCGACCGGCTATCGGTGCAGCGGGTAGTGGCGCATCAAATGGCCACGCAGATGGCCAGCTTCAAAGCCGCTGGAGAGCAGGCCGCCGAGGCTGAGCAGGCCGCGGTCAAGTCGGCGGCCGAGGCCAAGTCCGCCGCCGAACATGCTGCCGCGGTGCGGGCGAACCTGCAGCACAAACAGAGTCAGCTGCAGGTGCAGATGGCCGTCGTCAAGTCGCAATACCTCGCATTGTCGCCGGACCAGCGCACGGCCCTCGCTGATCCCGGACCGGTCCCGGCGGTTGCCGTGCTCGCCCCCGGGGCCCCACCTGGGGCATTACCGCCCGGTGCGCCGCCAGCGGGCCCTCCGGCACCCGATGGGGCGCCACCGCCCGGTGGGGCGCCACAACCCGGTGGGGCGCCACAACCCGGTGGAGCGCCTGGGTTGCCCATGCCATTCATGCCGCCTGGTGGCGGTGGTGACGACCGTGCGGCCGTTGTGCAGGCCGCGCTGACTCAGGTCGGAGAGCCCTACGCATGGGGCGGTGCCGCACCCGGCGGGTTCGACTGCTCGGGATTGGTGATGTGGGCGTTCCAGCAAGCCGGCATCGCGTTGCCGCACTCCAGCCAGGCGCTGGCCCACGGCGGTCAGCCGGTGGCACTGTCGGATCTGCAGCCCGGCGATGTGCTGACCTTCTATTCGGATGCATCGCATGCCGGCATCTACATCGGTGACGGACTCATGGTCCATTCCTCCACCTACGGTGTGCCGGTGCGGGTGGTGCCGATGAACTCGTCGGGTCCGATCTACGACGCCCGCCGTTACTGA
- the trpD gene encoding anthranilate phosphoribosyltransferase, with protein MALSSEASSGAEAVSAPSWPQILGRLTDRRDLVQGQAAWAMDQIMTGNVRPALIAAFAVAMMMKAPTADEVGELAGVMLNHARPMPTDAIPDDTVDVVGTGGDGVNTVNLSTMAAMVVAAAGVPVVKHGNRAASSLSGGADTLEALGVRIDLGPDQVARSLAEVGIGFCFAPKFHPSYRHAAAVRREIGVPTVFNLLGPLTNPARPRAGLIGCAFADLAEVMAGVFAARRSSVLVVHGDDGLDELTTTTTSTIWRVQAGTVDKLTFDPAGFGFARAQVDQLRGGDAHANAAEVRAVLGGARGPVRDAVVLNAAGAIVAHAGLSSRAEWVPAWEDGLRRASTAIDTGAAEQLLARWARFSQRV; from the coding sequence GTGGCTCTGTCATCTGAGGCTTCTTCAGGGGCTGAAGCCGTGTCTGCGCCGTCCTGGCCGCAGATTCTCGGTCGGTTGACCGACAGACGGGACCTGGTGCAGGGCCAGGCTGCCTGGGCCATGGACCAAATCATGACCGGCAATGTGCGGCCGGCGCTCATCGCCGCCTTCGCAGTCGCGATGATGATGAAGGCTCCGACCGCCGACGAAGTCGGTGAGCTGGCCGGCGTCATGCTCAATCACGCGCGTCCGATGCCCACCGACGCGATCCCTGACGACACCGTCGACGTCGTCGGGACCGGCGGCGATGGGGTCAACACGGTCAACCTGTCCACCATGGCCGCGATGGTGGTGGCGGCTGCGGGCGTGCCAGTGGTCAAACACGGCAACCGGGCGGCGTCCTCGTTGTCCGGCGGCGCGGACACGTTGGAGGCGCTGGGGGTGCGCATCGACCTGGGACCCGACCAGGTTGCACGTAGCCTCGCCGAAGTCGGAATCGGGTTCTGCTTCGCGCCGAAGTTTCATCCGTCCTACCGGCACGCAGCCGCGGTGCGCCGCGAGATCGGGGTGCCCACCGTGTTCAATCTCCTTGGGCCGCTGACCAATCCGGCCCGGCCCCGGGCGGGCTTGATTGGTTGCGCGTTTGCCGACCTCGCCGAGGTGATGGCCGGGGTGTTCGCTGCGCGCCGGTCCAGTGTGCTGGTGGTGCACGGGGACGACGGGCTCGACGAGTTGACCACCACCACGACGAGCACCATTTGGCGCGTTCAGGCGGGCACCGTGGACAAGCTGACCTTTGATCCGGCCGGATTCGGGTTTGCCCGCGCCCAGGTTGACCAGCTGCGGGGAGGCGACGCGCACGCCAACGCGGCGGAGGTGCGCGCCGTGCTGGGCGGTGCCCGGGGCCCGGTCCGGGACGCCGTTGTGCTCAATGCAGCCGGTGCGATCGTCGCCCACGCCGGACTATCCAGCCGCGCTGAATGGGTGCCGGCCTGGGAGGATGGGCTGCGACGGGCCAGCACGGCGATCGACACCGGTGCGGCCGAACAGTTGCTCGCGCGATGGGCGCGATTCAGCCAGCGGGTCTGA
- a CDS encoding cytochrome c oxidase subunit 3, whose translation MTSAVGTSGTAITSRVHSLNRPNMVSVGTIVWLSSELMFFAGLFAFYFSARAQAGGNWPPPPTELNLYQAVPVTLVLIASSFTCQMGVFAAERGDVFGLRRWYVITFLMGLFFVLGQAYEYRNLVSHGTSIPSSAYGSVFYLATGFHGLHVTGGLIAFIFLLVRTGMSKFTPAQATASIVVSYYWHFVDIVWIALFTVIYFIR comes from the coding sequence GTGACGAGTGCTGTAGGGACCTCGGGTACTGCCATCACGTCGCGCGTGCATTCGCTGAATCGGCCAAACATGGTCAGTGTCGGCACCATCGTGTGGCTATCCAGCGAGTTGATGTTCTTTGCTGGGCTGTTCGCGTTCTATTTCTCGGCGCGAGCTCAAGCCGGCGGGAACTGGCCGCCGCCACCGACGGAGTTGAATCTCTACCAGGCCGTCCCGGTCACGCTCGTCTTGATCGCCTCGTCGTTCACCTGCCAGATGGGCGTGTTCGCGGCCGAGCGCGGCGACGTCTTCGGGCTGCGCCGCTGGTATGTGATTACGTTCCTGATGGGCCTGTTCTTCGTTCTGGGCCAGGCCTACGAGTATCGCAACTTGGTGTCGCACGGGACGAGCATCCCCAGCAGTGCATATGGCAGCGTGTTCTATCTGGCTACCGGCTTCCACGGACTGCACGTCACCGGCGGCCTAATCGCCTTCATCTTCCTGCTGGTACGCACCGGGATGAGCAAGTTCACCCCGGCGCAGGCCACGGCCAGCATCGTCGTCTCTTACTACTGGCATTTCGTCGACATCGTGTGGATCGCGCTGTTCACCGTGATCTATTTCATCCGATGA
- a CDS encoding cytochrome c — protein sequence MKKLRFTRSGGGKSGRARRRLRRRLSGGLLLLIALTIAGGLAAVLTPTPQVAVADESTSALLRTGKQLFDTSCISCHGANLQGVPDHGPSLIGVGEAAVYFQVSTGRMPAMRGEAQAPRKDPIFDEAQIDAVGAYVQANGGGPTVVRNPDGSLAMQSLRGNDLGRGGDLFRLNCASCHNFTGKGGALSSGKYAPDLAPANEQQILTAMLTGPQNMPKFANRQLSFEAKKDIIAYVKVATEARQPGGYLLGGFGPAPEGMAMWIIGMVAAIGLALWIGARS from the coding sequence TTGAAGAAACTGAGGTTCACCCGATCCGGTGGCGGCAAGAGTGGTCGCGCGAGACGGCGCCTTCGCCGCCGATTGTCGGGCGGACTGCTGCTGCTGATAGCGCTGACCATCGCCGGTGGGCTGGCGGCTGTCCTGACCCCTACCCCACAGGTGGCCGTCGCCGACGAGTCCACCTCGGCGTTGCTGCGCACGGGCAAACAACTTTTCGACACCTCATGCATCTCCTGCCACGGCGCCAACCTGCAGGGTGTACCCGACCACGGGCCGAGTCTGATCGGCGTCGGCGAGGCGGCCGTCTACTTCCAGGTGTCGACCGGACGGATGCCGGCCATGCGCGGTGAGGCTCAGGCGCCGCGCAAAGATCCGATCTTCGACGAAGCACAGATCGACGCGGTCGGCGCCTACGTGCAAGCCAATGGCGGCGGTCCGACCGTGGTGCGCAACCCCGATGGCAGCCTCGCAATGCAGTCCCTACGTGGAAACGACCTCGGCCGCGGCGGCGACTTGTTCCGGCTCAATTGCGCCTCATGCCACAACTTCACCGGCAAGGGCGGAGCGTTGTCCTCCGGCAAGTACGCGCCCGATCTGGCGCCCGCCAATGAACAGCAAATCCTCACCGCGATGCTGACCGGCCCGCAGAACATGCCGAAGTTCGCCAATCGCCAGCTCTCCTTCGAGGCGAAGAAGGACATCATCGCCTATGTGAAAGTGGCCACCGAAGCACGGCAACCGGGCGGTTACCTGCTTGGTGGATTCGGACCCGCACCCGAGGGCATGGCGATGTGGATCATTGGGATGGTCGCCGCCATCGGGCTGGCACTGTGGATTGGGGCGCGATCATGA